A window of the Corythoichthys intestinalis isolate RoL2023-P3 chromosome 6, ASM3026506v1, whole genome shotgun sequence genome harbors these coding sequences:
- the ptx3a gene encoding pentraxin-related protein PTX3 — protein sequence MLHWRLLLAVGVWSMCVCLTLTYEDDIEVNYADTYYNEIMEEETPEPTPSVTPCSSPDLTKWDKIFSMLENSQMRENMLLQYADDIVKVEMGSLRGEILRFVAQYGGSCGAAVETAGRRMALQLEGRLRESLERLKFGDYSITGGNSVGNSNIEAMLQQLLTATRNQAARLAKLETTCFSNTAGVKAAFQLLQGRRGGHIEQEVTSHEVALEGALAVLQQTRMELQEVLSSFQYRHLPAGNEMAILFPMRSRRIYTSVIPDVPLSLSSFTVCLWVKPVKVSNKTVLFSYGNRRNPYEIQLLLSHTSALFTIGGEAHLVEARGVVNPKIPPEWLHLCGSWSSEQGLASLWVGGKKVASTPGVAEGHILPDGGSLQLGQERNGCCPLTPSSSGNGMSGFEAGFDPKLAFTGTMTGVNMWDKVLPEEKISQLALKEGHSSEQWGNIVAWGVTEMVPHGGAQFID from the exons ATGTTGCACTGGAGGCTCCTTCTGGCAGTGGGTGTGTGGTCGATGTGTGTATGTCTGACTTTGACCTATGAGGATGATATTGAAGTTAACTACGCTGACACGTACTACAACGAAATAATGGAGGAAGAAACACCAGAAC CCACACCGAGTGTTACCCCCTGTAGTTCTCCAGATCTCACAAAGTGGGACAAAATCTTTTCAATGCTGGAGAATAGCCAGATGAGGGAGAACATGCTTCTTCAGTATGCTGATGACATAGTCAAAGTGGAGATGGGGTCTCTGCGTGGGGAAATACTCAG GTTTGTGGCCCAGTATGGTGGTTCATGTGGGGCTGCAGTGGAGACGGCAGGAAGAAGGATGGCCTTGCAGCTGGAAGGAAGACTAAGGGAATCCCTTGAACGACTAAAATTTGGAGATTACTCCATTACTGGTGGTAATTCTGTTGGGAATTCAAACATAGAGGCCATGCTACAACAGCTTCTCACTGCCACACGAAACCAAGCGGCCCGACTAGCCAAGCTGGAAACCACTTGCTTCAGCAACACAGCAGGTGTGAAAGCAGCATTTCAGCTTTTACAGGGTCGAAGGGGAGGCCACATAGAGCAGGAGGTCACGTCACACGAGGTAGCTTTGGAGGGGGCCTTGGCTGTGTTGCAGCAGACACGAATGGAGCTCCAGGAGGTGTTGAGTTCATTCCAGTACAGACACCTGCCTGCAG GTAATGAGATGGCAATCCTCTTTCCCATGCGTTCCCGCCGCATCTACACTTCTGTGATACCAGATGTCCCCCTTTCACTGTCCTCCTTCACCGTCTGTTTGTGGGTAAAGCCAGTGAAAGTCTCCAACAAAACAGTTCTCTTCTCTTACGGCAACCGCCGCAACCCCTACGAAATCCAGCTCTTGCTCAGCCACACCTCAGCCCTGTTCACCATAGGCGGAGAGGCTCACCTGGTAGAAGCACGTGGTGTGGTCAATCCAAAAATTCCACCAGAATGGCTCCACCTATGTGGGTCTTGGTCCTCTGAGCAGGGTCTGGCATCCTTGTGGGTAGGTGGGAAAAAGGTTGCTTCCACACCTGGTGTGGCAGAGGGTCACATCCTGCCAGATGGAGGTTCACTCCAGCTGGGACAAGAAAGAAATGGTTGCTGTCCTCTGACCCCGAGCAGCAGCGGAAACGGGATGTCAGGGTTTGAAGCAGGGTTTGATCCAAAGTTGGCATTCACAGGGACAATGACAGGAGTAAACATGTGGGACAAAGTACTACCGGAGGAGAAGATTTCTCAGCTAGCTTTGAAAGAAGGTCACAGCTCAGAGCAATGGGGAAACATAGTGGCGTGGGGTGTGACGGAGATGGTGCCACATGGAGGCGCTCAATTTATCGATTAA